The nucleotide window TGCCGTCGTTTAGAACCGCGAAGGCAGACCCTGCGGTGACAGCCGCGTTACTCGACGGGGCGTTTACGCCGGCCGGGATGTCGAACCCGTTGACCGCGGTGAAGTCGAGCGTCGACCCGCCCAGGGTGATCGTCTGGACGCTCACCTGGGTGCCGGCGTTAGGCGGGTTCTGGATGAACAGGCTGTTGCTGGTCGCGTCCAGCGTGTACAGGGTAGTGATGCTGCCGTTATTGGGCTGGTTGTTGGTGTACCCGGCGGCATCCACGCTGGTGGTGCCGGTATTGACGGGGCCGTCGGGGTTAATACCGTTGCCGGCGTTGTTGTCGGTATCTACGCCGGCGCCGGTGTTCGGGTCGGCCCGGAAGTTGAGCGACCCGGCCACCACGCGGACGCGGTCCGCCGCCGGGTTGAAGTCGAACCCGTAGCCAACTGTGGCCGGGTCCGGCAGGTCGACGACGGTCGTGCCGTCGGTGGTGAACGCGATGCTGCCGGCGGTGCCGACGGCAGTGGCGACCCCGGTGCGGGTGGAAATGGCGTACAGGGTTGCGGTGTCGGCGGCGGCGTTAACTCCGAGCCCGTAGAGCAGGCCGTTCTGCGGGCGGAAGTCGATCCCCACCAGCGTCTCGCTCCCGGTGACCCCTGTGATGGCGGTCGTTTGCGTGACCGTCGGGGCGGCGGTGTCGAAGGAGAGCAGGCTGGTCCCGCTCAGCGCGAACGCAGTCGCAGGTGTTGTGCGGTCCTCGAGGGATTCACAGTTCAGCCGAACCACATTCGGTGTACGGAGAGTGTGACGCATAACGGCTCTCGGGGATAGTCGTGGTGCAACCGAACATCGCGCCGCGCAAATCTAGCGCGATGTTGGCTCTTGTATACAGAGAGGTTCGAGCGAACAGAAACCGAAAATGAATAGATGGGTAAAATAGCGAGGATAGCCATCCCAACAATCGTCCCGGTCCAAGGAACAGAACGATACAACGGCCGCGGGCGGCGCAATCGTTGCGCCGCCCGCGGTGGTGCCATTGGGTGATCAGCCAATGAACGCCCCGCCGGGGAACTCGACTCCGAACGCGAGGAAGCTGTTGATCTCCTTGCCGCTGGAGCCGTCGAACACCTTCGTTTGGTCGGTGAAATCGGCCGCGCTCACGAGCACGTCCGGGATGCCGTCCCGGTTCACGTCCCGGGTCGCGACGTTCACCCCGCCCCCGAACACCATCGGGAACGCGTAGGTGCTGCGCATCTCGTCGCCGTTCCGACCGTTGAACACCTTCACCTGCGCCCCGCCCCGCGCGGTGCCGGTGACGATGTCGTCCAGCCCGTCGCCGTCGATGTCCCCGGTCGCCACGGTGACCCCGTTCACGAACCCGCGGTACGCGACGAAATTGTACAGCGTGGCGCCACTCTTCAGGTCGATCGCCTTCACGTTGCTGATGCCGCCCCCGGACCCGGCCACGAGGTCCGCCTTGCCGTCGCCGTTCACGTCCCCGGCGGCCAGCGTCACGCCGGTCAGCGACCCCGCGAACGCGTAGAAGTTGAGCCCCTCCGTGCCGGTGGCGCCGTCGTACACCTTGACGTGCGTCGAGCCGGTCGCGGTGCCGACGAGGATCTCCGCCTTGCCGTCGCCGTTCACGTCCCCGGCCGCGATGTTGATCCCGAGGAAGTACCAGGACGGGTCGAAGGCGTTGAAGCTGTACAGTTCCGCCCCGGTCGCACCGGAGAACACCTTCACGTGCGACAGGAACAGCCCGGGGGCGGTGATGACGTCCTGCACCCCGTCGCCGTCTACGTCCGCGGTGGCGACTTTCACGCCCGCGTTCATCGTCGGGCCGTAGGGCATGAACCCGCCCCGCGGGGTGCCGTCGGCGTTGAGCAGGTACACCAGTCCGGTCCCGACCCCGGAGCCGACCGCGACGAAGGGCTCCGAACTCGACCCGACCGGCATCGGCGCCGGACCGCCGCTGTCTTTGACGGTCACCACGGCCGTGCCCTGTTCGCCGACGGCGCCCGCCGACGGCGTCGAAAGCATGAGCGTGATGGTTTCGTCCGATTCCGCCACACCGTCGTCGGTGATCGGAATGTTCAGCGTGGCGGTGTCCGAGCCGGCCGCAAACGTGACGACATACGATACGCCGACAACGGACAGCGCGTCTGCCGACGTTACGCCGGTGAAGTCAACGCCCTCGGTGGCGGTACCACCGGTAACGAGCACCGACACGGTCAGCTCGGCGCTCAAATCGCCGGTGCGAGTGAGGGTGACTTCCGCAACCCGGCCCGCTTCGGTCGCGGTGAACTCCGCACTCGCGAACTCGACCTCGGCCATCTGCACGATCGTGCTGCTCAGCACCAGACTCCGGGTGCCGGCCGGAGCGGCGCCGATCTCGGTCGCGGCTCCCGTGGCGAGATCGATCTCGTAAACCTGGGTGGTGCCGCCGACGACCAGTGCGGCCACGGCCTTACCGGTCGCCGGAGTCCCGGGTTCGGTGACGCTGATGTCGCCGGGGATGTCGAACCCCTTCACCGCGGTGAAGTCGAGCGGGGCACCGTCAAGGGTGACCGCGAGTTGGCCGCTCTGGGTGCCGCTGTTGCCGCTCCCCTGGATGAAGAGCGAGTTGCTGGCAACGTCGAGCGTGTACTGCGTGACCGGAGCACCGGGCGCGGCGGTCGTGTAAGCGGTGCCCGAAACGCCGGTGGAGCCGGAGGGCAGGCCGTTGACGGCGCCGTCGGGGTTGGTGCCGGCAACGCTCCCCGCCAGCCCGTTGTTGCCATCAATCGCCGCGCCGGTTGCGGGGTCAACCCGGAACGTCAGCCCGGTTCCGGTGACGACGCGGAGCTGGTCCGCGGCCGGGTCGAAGCTCACGCCGTAGTTCGCGGACGCCGGCGCCGGCAGTTCGACCGGGTTGTCCGAGGCGTCCGAGAACGCGATCGTCCCGGCGGTCCCGACCGCTGTCGCGGCTCCGCTTTCGAGGGAAATGGTGTAGAGGGTGGCGGTGTCGGTGGCGGCGTTGACGCCGAGCCCGTACAGCAGGCCGTCCGCGGCCCGGAAGTCAATGCCCACCAGCGTCTCACCGGTGGCAACCCCGGTAACCGCAGTGGAGGTCACGCTATCCGCGTTGGTGGTGTCGAACGCCAGCAGGCTGGCCCCGCTGAGCGCGTACGCTGCCGCCGGTGTAGCCCGGTCTTCCAGGGTCTCGCAGCCGAGTCGAACGCCCGCGACGGCTCGTAGTGATGCGCTCATGACACCCTCTATGGGAACGGGAATTTGTCATGTGTAATCGGAAGAACCGTTCTAAATCCCCACACGAGTTCGGAGTTTTTTCGGAATTCGCTGAAGAACGTGAGACGCGGCGCAGAAGGGTAGAGAACCTGGGAGGGATCAAATTTACGCAGTTTACCGCAGAGCACCTCAGAAACCACAAACCCGGTTCAACGATCACCTAAGCGGCACGCAGTAACTCTTTGCTTTCCAGCTTCTTCGTAACTTAATCGAGTGGCCCACGTTGCCCATAGTGAGACCTTGCGCGACCCTGAGATGGGAACTGTACTGTGCGTCAAGGTGCGTGCTTGCGTAGCCGTTTGCCTACTTTGTGCCGCCATTTCTGCAACGGAATCCGTCATGATTCGCTTGGTGCTCGGAAGCCGGAACAAGAAGAAGTTGAAGGAGATGGTTGCCCTGCTCGGCTACCTTCCCCTGGACCTGACCGACCTGACGCCGTACCCGGACGCGCCGGAGGTCGAAGAGACGGCCGACACGTTCGTCGGGAACGCGGCCCTCAAGGCGACACAACTCGCGCCGGTGCTGGGCGCATGGGTGATCGGCGAGGACAGCGGGCTGTGCGTCCCCGCGCTGGGCGGCGCGCCTGGCGTGTACTCGGCGCGCTACGCGGGAACCCACGGCGACGACCAGGCCAACAACGACAAGCTGCTACGCGAGATGGCGCACCTCGGTGGCGCGGACCGGGCGGCGTATTACGTGAGCACCGCGGTGCTCGCTGACCCTACTGGCAAAGTCATTGCATCGGTCGAGGGCCGGTGCCACGGGGCCATTGTGGAGGAGCGCCGCGGGGCGGGCGGGTTCGGTTACGACCCGCTGTTCCTGGTGCCGGAGTACGGGAAGACGTTCGGGGAGTTGCCGCCGGAGGTGAAGCAGCAGATGAGCCACCGGGCGAAGGCGTTCGCGGAGCTACGCCCGGTGATGGAGCGGTTGGTCAAGGGCGAACTGTCGTAGCGGCGCGGGGCACGTCGGCAGTCAGTCGTTCGGCCGCCGGCCCGCGGGCAGTTTCATTTCCCCGAGTTCGTTGAGCTTCTTGAGTTCGGCGCGGACGCGATCGTTTTCGGCGACCTTCCCGGTTGTGGGAATCGCGGCCTTCAGATCGCGCACGTCCTGTACAAGTGCGGCGTGGGTCTCAAGCAACTTCCGCTCGCTCGGCGACCCCGGGGTGACGAGCCGGTTCCCGTCCGCGAGCGTCGGGAGTAGCGCGTCGCGAACCACGTTGTGGAACAGGCCGGTGAGTTCGGCCACCCGTTCGGCCTCTTGCCTGTCGGCGGCGTGCTGTGCGGCGCTCGCGAGCACCCTGGCGGCTTTGTGGCACTGTTGCGCCCGGTCTTCGGGCGTGTCCGCGCGGGATAACTGGACCCCGTGGTCCACGAGGTTGTCGATCAGCGTGCCGTTCGCTTTGAGGAGCCGGAGCTGGTCGGCGGGGCTCAGCGGCGCCGGAGCGGCCCCCGGGCCTTGCGCGCCGGCCCACGCCGCGAGAGCGACGAACACGGCGGTGATGTACGCCCAGCGGGCCATCGTCATCTCCCCTTGGCGAGCGACAGCTCCCGCGCGCCTTCGCGGGCCGTGTCCGCCATCCGCTTGAGTGTCGGTTGCGCGTCCTGCGGGGCCTCGGTTGCCAGCTTGTCCGCCTCGGCCGCGTCCGCCTCCAGGCGGCCTTTCAGGTTGTCGAGCAGGCGCCGCTTCTCGCCGGCGTCCATGTGAAGGGGCAGCTCCTTGACCTGCCGCACCATGCCGTCCTTCACCACTTTATCGTACCACCGGGCGAAGTCTTTCAGCTCCGCGGACGGGGCGATCCGGGCCATGCCGCGGGTCTCCCCGGCGAGGTCCTCGGCCATCCCGCCGAGCACCTCGAGCCGCTTGGCGGGGCCGTCCGCGCGTGTCAGCGCCACGTCGCGGGCCACCATCTTCCGCAGGAGCGGGTGCTCGTGCGACTCCACGAACTCGTGCGGTACGGTTCGCGGCCGGGTGCCGTACCACACGAGCCCGACCGTGATCAGCACCGCGGCCGCCAGCCCGCCGATGGAGGACGGGTGCTCACGCGCGAGCCGCGCCAGCGGGGCCACAACGCTCGGGCGCGGCGCCGGCGCGACCATCGGCCGGATGACCGGGTCGGCGGCCATCAGCTCGCCGATGAGCGCCTCTTTCCGGTCGCGGGGGGCGGACGGCACGGGCAACCGCTTGAGCATCGACTCGAGCCGCGCGGCGCGCTGCGCCCAACCCTGGCACGCTTCGCACGTGCTGACGTGCGCGAGCAGCGACGGCGGCAGGTGCCGCGGGTCTGCCAGGGCGATGATCTGGTTCTGAACGGCCTGACAGTTCATCTCGACACCAAGGACAGCACAGCCGCAAAAAAGCACACAAGGGCGACGGAATGAATGATGTTAATTAGTAACACTGTTCGTCGCCTGGCGTTCGACTTTTGTGCATTTCGCGGCCGCTACTTTTATTCTTTCGCCTCTTCCGGCACCGCGCCGGGTGGGAGCAACTCGGGGGAGAGTACCTTCATCAGCTTCTGGCGGGCCTTGAACACCCGCCACCGGGCCGTTTCCTCGGTCGTGTTGAGCACCTTCGCCACCTCGCGGAACGACAGCCCCTCCTCGACCCGGAGCAGCAGGGCGGCCCGGAAATCGGACGGCAGGTCCGCGACCGCTCGGCTCACCACCTCCAGCGCCTCGCGGTTCTCCGCGGCGCTCTCGGCCGAGTTCCCTTCCGACGCCGGCGCGGGCGTCTCGTCGGACAGTTGGTGCTTTGTGCGCCGCTCGGACCGCTTCTGGTTCACGAAGTTGTTGTGCCCGATGCGGAACACCCACGCCCGGAAGTTGCTGCCCGGCCGGAACGATTTCACCGCGGCCAGCGCCCGCAGGAACGTTTCCTGGGTCAGGTCCTCGGCGGTGTGCCGGTCGCGGGTCAGGTGGTACAGCCAGCGGTATAGCCGGTCCCAGTACGCGTCGATGAGCAACGCAAACGCGGACCGGTCGCCGTTCTGGGCGGCCCGTATCCATTCGGCCTCCGCGGACAGCGGTTCGGAGGGGGAACCTGCGAGTGGTTCGCCGTCCGCCCCGGGGAGGGCAGGGTCCGGTTCACGGGTCACGCGTCGTTCGTCCGGCGATCAGGGAGGCAAGGCGATTGGTGCATTCGTTTGTTGCCGCGGCCGTGTTTACACATTGGCCAGGCTCGCGAGGGCTGATCCCCCGCGGCCGCGCTCGCACAGCGCACCGGCAACTTCCTCATCCACCTTAACCACCCGTGCGGCCGGTTGTCCAGCACCGGCTGAATCTTGCGCCCGTTCCGCCCCGTTCGCAGGGTACAACGGGGCCGGCGGCGGTTCGTTGGCGGGCGGGGAGAATTTTGGGCCGACAGCCGCTACAGGAGGTCCGGTTGTGCCGGCGAATGCGGTGGCTCCGCTCCGGCACCGGGCGCCGCGGCTCCCGACCGCTCAAGCTCGAACGCGCGGCGCTTCTCCTGGGCGAGCGCGAACCACTCCCGCCCGCGGGGCGAACACAGGGCTACCAAGTTCGCCGCGGCGACGGCCAAGAACAGCGCGCCGAGCGCCAACAGCAGCGTGGACGGCTCGCGGGACACCGAAACCGCGATCAGCCACAGGGTGAGG belongs to Gemmata obscuriglobus and includes:
- the rdgB gene encoding RdgB/HAM1 family non-canonical purine NTP pyrophosphatase — translated: MIRLVLGSRNKKKLKEMVALLGYLPLDLTDLTPYPDAPEVEETADTFVGNAALKATQLAPVLGAWVIGEDSGLCVPALGGAPGVYSARYAGTHGDDQANNDKLLREMAHLGGADRAAYYVSTAVLADPTGKVIASVEGRCHGAIVEERRGAGGFGYDPLFLVPEYGKTFGELPPEVKQQMSHRAKAFAELRPVMERLVKGELS
- a CDS encoding RNA polymerase sigma factor; protein product: MTREPDPALPGADGEPLAGSPSEPLSAEAEWIRAAQNGDRSAFALLIDAYWDRLYRWLYHLTRDRHTAEDLTQETFLRALAAVKSFRPGSNFRAWVFRIGHNNFVNQKRSERRTKHQLSDETPAPASEGNSAESAAENREALEVVSRAVADLPSDFRAALLLRVEEGLSFREVAKVLNTTEETARWRVFKARQKLMKVLSPELLPPGAVPEEAKE
- a CDS encoding DUF4394 domain-containing protein, with protein sequence MSASLRAVAGVRLGCETLEDRATPAAAYALSGASLLAFDTTNADSVTSTAVTGVATGETLVGIDFRAADGLLYGLGVNAATDTATLYTISLESGAATAVGTAGTIAFSDASDNPVELPAPASANYGVSFDPAADQLRVVTGTGLTFRVDPATGAAIDGNNGLAGSVAGTNPDGAVNGLPSGSTGVSGTAYTTAAPGAPVTQYTLDVASNSLFIQGSGNSGTQSGQLAVTLDGAPLDFTAVKGFDIPGDISVTEPGTPATGKAVAALVVGGTTQVYEIDLATGAATEIGAAPAGTRSLVLSSTIVQMAEVEFASAEFTATEAGRVAEVTLTRTGDLSAELTVSVLVTGGTATEGVDFTGVTSADALSVVGVSYVVTFAAGSDTATLNIPITDDGVAESDETITLMLSTPSAGAVGEQGTAVVTVKDSGGPAPMPVGSSSEPFVAVGSGVGTGLVYLLNADGTPRGGFMPYGPTMNAGVKVATADVDGDGVQDVITAPGLFLSHVKVFSGATGAELYSFNAFDPSWYFLGINIAAGDVNGDGKAEILVGTATGSTHVKVYDGATGTEGLNFYAFAGSLTGVTLAAGDVNGDGKADLVAGSGGGISNVKAIDLKSGATLYNFVAYRGFVNGVTVATGDIDGDGLDDIVTGTARGGAQVKVFNGRNGDEMRSTYAFPMVFGGGVNVATRDVNRDGIPDVLVSAADFTDQTKVFDGSSGKEINSFLAFGVEFPGGAFIG